In Fundulus heteroclitus isolate FHET01 unplaced genomic scaffold, MU-UCD_Fhet_4.1 scaffold_254, whole genome shotgun sequence, a single genomic region encodes these proteins:
- the LOC118559260 gene encoding myelin-oligodendrocyte glycoprotein-like — protein MKILLLFGFLLHVSQHARAGVVEAIDGMESVFLPCSYSRQVPEEPLLIWTSGDFIPNSVHLRRGEQDDLKDQNQHFRGRTSMEPDALETRDFRLTLKKPQISDKGYYTCSFFDGREEIIMTTIHLKVKGDQEEVKLTGGAEFVVLPCRTSTKLLEKTLVYWTRSEPEFNTVHVYSNTSKDQNKEDSLYRGRTKLNEDLLRTGDLSLTLSYPTERDSGTYICTVYRDEDILRWKVVLKHVTETFPSWATALLVLLVLLIISAGLLYRFRHRFISREEGMERMALLQKQRLAEGKTYRLQ, from the exons ATGAAGATCCTGCTGCTGTTTGGGTTCCTCCTGCACG TTTCCCAGCATGCCCGAGCTGGAGTGGTGGAGGCTATTGATGGAATGGAGTCTGTCTTCCTGCCCTGCAGTTACTCTAGACAAGTCCCTGAAGAGCCCTTACTTATATGGACTAGTGGTGATTTCATTCCCAACTCTGTCCACCTACGAAGAGGAGAACAGGATGATCTGAAAGATCAAAACCAGCATTTTAGAGGACGGACCTCAATGGAACCGGATGCTCTGGAGACCAGAGACTTCAGGCTTACTCTGAAGAAACCTCAGATATCTGACAAGGGATATTACACCTGTAGCTTCTTTGATGGAAGAGAAGAGATCATCATGACCACCATTCATCTGAAGGTCAAAG GTGATCAGGAGGAGGTGAAGCTGACTGGAGGAGCAGAGTTTGTCGTCCTGCCCTGTAGAACATCAACTAAACTGCTTGAGAAGACATTAGTGTATTGGACTCGTTCAGAACCAGAATTCAACACGGTTCATGTTTATTCAAACACAagcaaagaccaaaataaagaGGACAGCCTTTACCGCGGCCGCACAAAGCTGAATGAAGACCTGCTGAGAACTGGAGACCTGAGTCTGACCCTAAGTTACCccacagagagagacagtgGGACCTACATCTGCACCGTCTACAGGGACGAGGACATCCTCAGATGGAAAGTGGTTCTGAAACATGTCACAG aAACATTTCCATCCTGGGCCACAGCTCTCCTGGTTCTACTGGTTCTGTTGATCATTTCTGCAGGTCTTTTATATCGTTTTCGCCACCGTTTCATCTCAA GAGAAGAGGGGATGGAGCGGATGGCCTTATTGCAGAAGCAACGTTTAGCAGAAGGTAAGACATATAGATTACAGTAA